CGCATGCTATAAGGATATAAGTGCCACAAAGACTTCTGTTACCCGCAGAAAGAGGTCTTCTATGAGAGCTAGCTTGCTTCCTAGGAAatagatatgcgtgtgtgtaaattgCCTAAGCCAATTAAAGTAGGATTGTACTTAATTGTTTGTAAGCCTTACTATACAAAAAGACACGTGGATCTTAACGAACATTTTATCACAAGATTGTCCTCGCGATTGGCAACAAGTGATGATTAGATAATCACTTGGAGCTGTAACGTTAGAAGGGTCAAGTTTTTCTAAGAGAGGGAGAGATTTCTCAGCAATTCCAAGCGTAAAAAACAGAAATGGTACGAAGCATAAAAACATAAACTATCCAGAGCGCCCTTCAAGCCAAAAAGGTCATGCAATCTGATGAAAAAAAAACGAAGCATAACAGAAACTCTCCAGAGTACATTCAGGCCAAACAGGTCAGGTAATCTAACGACGAACGAAAcataaaaacagaaaatactcagagGCCCCGTCAAGCTAAAAAGGTCAGGCAATCTAATGAACGAACGAAGCATAAAAACAAATTATCCAGAGTACTTGCTAGGCCAAAAACGTCAGACAATCTAATGAACGAACGaagcataaaaacaaaacaatCCAGAGCACCTGAAAGACCAAAAAGGTCAGGAAATCTAATGGATGAACGAAGCATAAAAACAGTAACTATCCAGAGCACCGTTAGCCACGAAGGTCAGGCAATCTAATGAATGAACAAAGCATAAAACAATAACTATTCAGAGCAAATATAAGACTTAAAAGGTCAGGCAAACTAATAATCGAAGGAAGCATAAAACAGAAACTATTCAGAGTAGCCTAACTGCTAGGTAAAAAAAAGTCAGGCAATCTAATGAATAAAAACGGCATAAAACTAGTAACTATCCGGAGTTCATATTAGGCCGAAAAGGTCAGGTAATATAATGAACAAAAATGGCATAAAAACAGTAACTATCCAGAGTTCATATAAGGCTAAAAAGGTCAGGCAATCTAATGAACGAATGGAGCACAAAAATAGAAACTACTCAAAGGTCCCCATCATGCCAAAAAGTTCAGGCATTCTAACACCGAGCGAACTACGAACACAGAAACTCTTAGCTCCATTATCCTAATTTTTGGTAACAAAATGTAATTGATCCCACTACAAATTCTTACTCGTGGTTCTTTTCTCTTATTTAGTAAGATTTCCTTTGATTCTCGACAATTAACCTTTTGACGTTAGGGAACGTTCGTGTTCGCTGAGTTCTTTGCTTCTATCCATGCGAATAGTCTGTCAACTTCATTTCTATTATAACATTATCATCtcttatacaatacatatatatatatatatatatatatatatatatatatatatatatatatatatatatatgcatacatatatatatatatatatatatatatatatatatgtatatacatatatacatatatatatatatatatatatatatatatgtatatatacatatatatatatactgtatatatgtatgtatgtatgtatatatattcctatatcctGCAAATGATTAAGCTTAAAATGCTATTTGTATATTCAGCTACGCCTATGGAAATACTAATGTAGTTAAAATATTAACCCAAACACTACTTTTTCTCTCATAGTTAAGATTCTCTTTTCCCTCATACGCATACCGAAAATTAAAGGACTAATTTAAGCTTGTTAAGGGGAAATAAAATTGCACTGGCAGAATTCAAATACATAGAAAAGTAAATGTACCTTTTAATAGAGGGTGAAAAAGGGGCAAAATAAATTATTAGAGATTGATTTATATCTAAGACCAGTCGATTTCAAAAGAAGAATATTCTGCTTATACTTATCATGAAGACAGgtcttcaatagagagagagagagagagagagagagagagagagagagagagagagagagagagagagagagagagagagagagagaatgtgtatttgAACAaccatttaaaataacattaattttctactgaatatatatacacgttagCCCCATGTACAATATGCTATGATAATTACCTATCTAAACTAAGCTGGGGGCGATGTCGTTATATCCTTTGTCACTGAGTAAACGCTGACAGTGTATCTCAAGAACAGTCGGACAGGATTAGATGAACCTAGGCAAATACAGTAAACATGGATCTTTCTTAATGCGAACATCATTAATTTGATAAAGGTTGAGAGTTGAAATCTGGTTCGTATTAAAACCACCAGACGTATATATTTGTCATGTTTTATTTAAATCTGATCGCTAAGTCTCCAAATAAGCCAGTAACACACAAACGTACAAAGCTACTGACCTCAGGCGGTGGCCTAGGCGGAGTAATGCTCTATACTGGCAACCTTAGTTGTCAGGAAAGCATTATTTAAATGATGGCATTACACCCATAAtctcttaaccctttcactgccagttgTGAATTCAACGAagcttctgatgtagcaaaatctttcaagtcCACACAAACCGTAGCTTCTTAATATTTAATGGAAATATCTCATCACCACCTTTCTATTGAATACCAACTTCCTATAGTTAGTTGATTTTAAAAGAGAGTTTCCTTTTCAAATTTCAACTAAGAccccaatggcagtgaaagggttaatgaccATAGCACCTATAATGATCAAAATCAATCTTCCTTCCTCCCCCACCTTGCTAATCCCACTTCCTTATTGCTCCAACAGATGAACAGCTTCATGTGTATGCTGAAGGCCTGGGCCTTCATTGCCCTCATCGTTTGCGACGGCTTCCTCACCACGGTCGACGCCGCCCCCTCTGTCAGTCGTAACGAAGGTTTGGCAGCCTTCAGGAGGAGTCTTTACGGCCCAGGGCCCGAACGCCGTACGAACAACCAATGCTCAAACGATGTAAGTACTGAAACTTTTATGTAGAATCTGAATATTAAAGAGGGCTGTCGCTGCGGTTTCTTCTTTTGTCTTAGATATGAAGCGAAGTTATTTTGTTTTGGAAGTTTGATATCAgggaaataatgtaaatatattaccTGAGGGCTACATACAAGTATTGAATCAGGGAAATAAATGTAAGATATCCCCCTGGGGACTACAAAGATGTATTGAATCAGGGATATAAAGGTAACATATCCCATGGGGGCTAACTACAACTATTGAATCAGGAAATAAGGGCAAGATATCCCCAGAGGGTTAGATACAAGTATTAAATGCAAAGAAACAAACTAACAAGAAACTATAGAACCATGTAAAAATATGGTGAATCTAAAAAAAAACTCGACTGATTTAAGAATTATGGAAttctaggaaaaagaaaaaaaaaacttttcacagCCTTATGAATAAGCAAAAAGAGACAGTGGGTTTGAAGTTTACTTGTTTGATTTAAGGATGATTTATAAGGAACGAAAGTGAATTTGCTTATTTGTATCAACACAATAAAAAGGATTTACCcatatttctttgtgattttttttttcaactaacatTTCGTTTAACGACTGATTAAACTATCATAAATATGGTTCTTATAACCTACTCTTCTTCTTTATACTACAGTAGAATGCAACGCAATTCAGATATTgcaaaatttatatagaatatggtCGCTTTTACTTATTCTGCTCATAGAGcaaaataaataacttaacaaaATGCAAAAACGCAAAGATCTCTATAAACGAAAAGGgaaatttccttaaaaaatatGGTAGTGTAACAAAAGAAAGTAAAATCGAATAACGTTAAATAG
The nucleotide sequence above comes from Palaemon carinicauda isolate YSFRI2023 chromosome 2, ASM3689809v2, whole genome shotgun sequence. Encoded proteins:
- the LOC137625024 gene encoding uncharacterized protein; protein product: MNSFMCMLKAWAFIALIVCDGFLTTVDAAPSVSRNEGLAAFRRSLYGPGPERRTNNQCSNDNEKQYMCEMCAKETKSPQIYTLCCNGADNAQNWCQSFLIYGINSL